One window of the Pseudomonas sihuiensis genome contains the following:
- a CDS encoding sialidase family protein: MTSTLKTCALLLGAATVFTCAWFGAAPHALAPFASQPPAPADASPAMAAHFASSDLEDFVHSASITGLPGGDLMAAWFAGTREGAADVQIRAARFDASSGQWSAERVLASRESTQRAVGKHIRKLGNPVISLAPDNRLWLFYVSVSLGGWAGSAVNAMVSDDLGDTWSAPRQLVTSPFLNISTLVRAAPVFHTDGSIGLPVYHEFLGKFPEYLHLSANGEVLGKYRIGKGRDSLQPTVVALDERRAVALLRYAGEEHHRVLASYSEDAGRSWSHPQPVEPSNPNSSLAAVGRPDGSLLVAMNDLEDGRFRLTLYATDANLANWRTLGELDESPNPWGEPIAQDEFPAVVSEKFRASGGKPEQQAQFLERVSARMCSAEGCTFDYEYPYFTRDREGAYHLVYSWNDMFIKHLSFNEAWLSERRPHD, translated from the coding sequence ATGACCTCGACCCTCAAGACCTGCGCCCTGCTGCTGGGCGCTGCCACGGTGTTCACCTGCGCCTGGTTCGGCGCTGCCCCCCACGCGCTGGCGCCCTTCGCCAGCCAACCACCGGCGCCAGCCGATGCGTCACCGGCCATGGCCGCGCACTTCGCCTCCTCCGATCTGGAGGATTTCGTCCATTCCGCCTCGATCACCGGCCTGCCCGGCGGCGATCTGATGGCAGCCTGGTTCGCCGGTACTCGCGAAGGTGCCGCCGACGTACAGATTCGCGCCGCACGCTTCGATGCCAGCAGCGGCCAGTGGAGCGCCGAGCGTGTGTTGGCCAGCCGCGAGTCGACCCAGCGCGCGGTCGGCAAGCACATCCGCAAGCTGGGCAATCCGGTGATCAGCCTGGCGCCGGACAACCGCCTGTGGTTGTTCTACGTCTCGGTGTCGCTCGGCGGCTGGGCCGGCAGCGCGGTCAATGCCATGGTTTCCGACGACCTCGGCGACACCTGGTCGGCGCCCCGGCAACTGGTCACCAGCCCCTTTCTCAACATCAGCACCCTGGTGCGTGCCGCGCCGGTGTTCCACACCGACGGCAGCATCGGCCTGCCGGTGTATCACGAGTTTCTCGGCAAGTTTCCCGAGTACCTGCACCTGAGCGCGAACGGCGAAGTGCTGGGCAAGTACCGCATCGGCAAGGGGCGTGATTCCCTGCAACCGACCGTGGTGGCGCTGGACGAACGCCGCGCCGTGGCCCTTTTGCGCTATGCCGGCGAGGAGCATCACCGCGTGCTGGCCAGCTACAGCGAGGACGCCGGGCGCAGCTGGAGCCATCCGCAGCCGGTCGAGCCGAGCAACCCCAACTCGTCCCTGGCGGCGGTCGGTCGCCCGGACGGCAGCTTGCTGGTGGCGATGAACGACCTCGAAGACGGGCGCTTTCGCCTGACCCTTTATGCCACCGACGCCAACCTGGCCAACTGGCGCACTCTCGGCGAGCTCGACGAAAGCCCCAACCCCTGGGGCGAACCGATTGCGCAAGACGAATTCCCGGCCGTGGTCAGTGAAAAATTCCGCGCCAGCGGCGGCAAGCCGGAGCAGCAGGCGCAGTTCCTCGAACGAGTGAGCGCGCGCATGTGCAGCGCCGAGGGCTGCACCTTCGATTACGAATATCCCTATTTCACTCGTGACCGCGAAGGCGCCTACCACCTGGTGTATTCGTGGAACGACATGTTCATCAAGCACCTGAGCTTCAACGAGGCCTGGCTCTCGGAGCGCCGCCCACATGACTGA
- a CDS encoding PepSY domain-containing protein gives MSTPARRPVRALTMLALLALSSAALADTDCARQDRSAWMPESQFREQMKRQGVQITKFRITPGNCYEIYGFDANGRKLEIYYDPVDARPVEEVASSHLASPRHP, from the coding sequence ATGTCGACACCGGCCCGCCGCCCCGTTCGCGCCCTGACGATGCTGGCACTGCTTGCACTATCCAGCGCCGCACTCGCTGATACCGACTGCGCTCGGCAAGACCGCAGCGCCTGGATGCCCGAGTCGCAGTTCCGCGAGCAGATGAAGCGCCAGGGCGTGCAGATCACCAAGTTCCGCATCACCCCCGGCAATTGCTACGAGATCTATGGCTTCGATGCCAACGGCCGCAAGCTGGAGATCTACTACGACCCGGTAGATGCCCGCCCGGTAGAAGAAGTCGCCAGCTCGCACCTGGCTTCGCCCAGACACCCCTGA
- a CDS encoding histone deacetylase family protein → MLTYYSDDHHLHHGKCELIDGQLMPCFEKPQRADHILARVKARQLGEVRAPKDFGLAPIERIHSKAYLEFFRGAWARWQEQGGKGDLLPFTWPARTLRRMIPNDLHGQLGYYSFDGGAPITAGTWQAAYSAAQVALSAQQEIANGAHSAFALCRPPGHHAAGDLMGGYCYLNNAAIAAQAFLDQGRKKVAILDVDYHHGNGTQDIFYQRSDVLFASIHGDPAEEFPFFLGYADELGEGAGEGYNFNYPLPMGSSWDTWNAALEQACQRIADYGAEVLVVSLGVDTYMEDPISQFKLDSPDYLAMGRRIAALGLPTLFIMEGGYAVEAIGVNAVNVLEGFEGA, encoded by the coding sequence ATGCTCACCTACTACAGCGACGACCACCACCTGCACCACGGCAAATGCGAGCTGATCGACGGGCAGCTGATGCCCTGCTTCGAGAAGCCGCAGCGCGCCGACCACATCCTTGCGCGCGTCAAGGCTCGCCAGCTCGGCGAAGTCCGCGCGCCCAAGGATTTCGGCCTGGCGCCCATCGAGCGCATCCACAGCAAGGCCTACCTGGAGTTTTTCCGGGGCGCCTGGGCGCGCTGGCAGGAACAGGGCGGCAAGGGCGATCTGCTGCCGTTCACCTGGCCGGCACGTACCCTGCGGCGGATGATCCCCAATGACCTGCACGGCCAGCTCGGCTACTACAGTTTCGATGGCGGCGCGCCGATCACTGCCGGCACCTGGCAGGCCGCCTACAGCGCTGCCCAGGTCGCGCTCAGCGCCCAGCAGGAGATTGCCAACGGCGCTCACAGCGCCTTCGCCCTGTGTCGTCCGCCAGGCCATCATGCCGCCGGCGACCTGATGGGCGGCTACTGCTACCTGAACAATGCCGCCATCGCCGCACAGGCCTTCCTCGACCAGGGCCGCAAGAAAGTCGCCATCCTCGATGTCGACTACCACCACGGCAACGGCACCCAGGACATCTTCTACCAGCGCAGCGACGTGCTGTTCGCCTCGATCCACGGCGACCCGGCCGAGGAGTTCCCGTTCTTCCTCGGTTACGCCGACGAACTGGGCGAGGGCGCCGGCGAGGGCTACAACTTCAACTACCCGTTGCCCATGGGCAGTTCCTGGGACACCTGGAACGCCGCGCTGGAACAGGCCTGCCAGCGCATCGCCGACTACGGCGCCGAGGTGCTGGTGGTGTCGCTGGGCGTGGACACCTACATGGAAGACCCGATCTCGCAGTTCAAGCTCGACAGCCCGGACTACCTGGCCATGGGCCGACGCATCGCCGCGCTGGGCCTGCCGACGCTGTTCATCATGGAAGGCGGCTACGCCGTGGAGGCCATTGGCGTCAACGCGGTCAACGTGCTGGAAGGCTTCGAAGGCGCCTGA
- a CDS encoding polyamine ABC transporter substrate-binding protein, which translates to MKAIKQMLGVALCSATLLSGAVQAKELRVYNWADYILPEVPKDFQKESGIQITWDTFETNEALEAKLLTGNSGYDLVIPSNQFLETQIKAGVFAPLDKSKLPNWKNLDPVLLGLLEKNDPGNQYGVPYMYGTVLIGYNPDKVKAALGDDAPVNSWDLVFKPEYMEKLKSCGVAMLDSPTEIIPIALHYLGLDPNSANPADYDKVTELLLKVRPYVAYFHSAKYMTDIANGDICVAIGYSGSFYQFANRAKEAGNGVKINWRLPKEGAPIWFDTWAIPKSAQNVDEAHAFINHLLEPKVIAPISDFLGYPNPNVPGMQLVGAEIADDADLTPTPELQKSLYVVQPLPQKIERVRTRAWTSIKSGK; encoded by the coding sequence ATGAAAGCCATCAAACAGATGCTCGGCGTCGCCCTGTGCAGCGCCACCCTGCTCAGCGGCGCGGTGCAGGCCAAGGAGCTGCGCGTATACAACTGGGCCGACTACATCCTCCCGGAGGTGCCCAAGGACTTCCAGAAGGAGTCCGGCATCCAGATCACCTGGGACACCTTCGAGACCAATGAGGCGCTGGAAGCCAAGCTGCTAACCGGTAACTCCGGCTATGACCTGGTGATCCCGTCCAACCAGTTCCTCGAAACCCAGATCAAGGCCGGCGTGTTCGCCCCGTTGGACAAGTCCAAGCTGCCCAACTGGAAGAACCTCGACCCGGTGCTGCTCGGCCTGCTGGAGAAGAACGACCCGGGCAACCAGTACGGCGTGCCCTACATGTACGGCACCGTGCTGATCGGCTACAACCCGGACAAGGTCAAGGCTGCGCTCGGTGACGACGCGCCGGTCAACAGCTGGGACCTGGTGTTCAAGCCCGAGTACATGGAGAAGCTGAAATCCTGCGGCGTGGCCATGCTCGACTCGCCCACCGAGATCATCCCCATCGCCCTGCACTACCTGGGCCTCGACCCCAACAGCGCCAACCCGGCCGACTACGACAAGGTCACCGAACTGCTGCTCAAGGTGCGCCCGTACGTGGCCTACTTCCATTCGGCCAAGTACATGACCGACATCGCCAACGGTGACATCTGCGTGGCCATTGGCTACTCCGGCAGCTTCTACCAGTTCGCCAACCGCGCCAAGGAAGCCGGCAACGGCGTGAAGATCAACTGGCGTCTGCCGAAAGAAGGCGCGCCGATCTGGTTCGACACCTGGGCCATCCCCAAGAGCGCGCAGAACGTCGATGAAGCCCATGCCTTCATCAACCATCTGCTCGAACCCAAGGTCATCGCGCCGATCAGCGACTTTCTCGGCTACCCCAACCCCAACGTTCCGGGCATGCAGCTGGTGGGCGCGGAGATCGCCGACGATGCCGATCTGACGCCGACGCCGGAGCTGCAGAAGTCGCTCTACGTGGTGCAGCCGCTGCCGCAGAAGATCGAGCGGGTGCGTACGCGGGCCTGGACGTCGATCAAGTCGGGTAAGTGA
- a CDS encoding LysR substrate-binding domain-containing protein codes for MNLETKWLEDFIVLAATRSFSQAAEKRFVTQPAFSRRIRSLEGMLGLTLVDRSCTPVELTEAGRLFLVTARSLVEQLGEVVRHLHNLEGQQGEMLSIAAAHSLTLGFFPEWIARLRREGLPLTTRLVATNVGEAVHSLREGACDLILAYYDPDAALQMDPAIFPSLHLGATSMLPVCAVSESGAPLFDLDGGQSVPLLAYSAGAFLGRSVNLLLRQRALRSTTVYETAMADSLKSMALQGMGVAWVPRLSVTAELARGELAICGGEHWQIPLEIRLYRCALVRKAAVRLLWRKLETGEVGG; via the coding sequence ATGAACTTGGAAACCAAATGGCTGGAGGACTTTATCGTCCTGGCCGCCACCCGCAGCTTCTCCCAGGCCGCGGAAAAGCGCTTCGTCACCCAGCCGGCATTCAGCCGACGTATCCGCAGCCTGGAAGGCATGCTCGGCCTGACCCTGGTCGACCGCTCCTGCACCCCCGTCGAACTCACCGAGGCCGGCCGGCTGTTTCTGGTCACCGCGCGCAGCCTGGTCGAGCAGCTCGGCGAAGTGGTGCGCCACCTGCACAACCTGGAAGGCCAGCAGGGCGAGATGCTGTCGATTGCTGCCGCCCACTCGCTGACGCTGGGCTTCTTCCCCGAATGGATCGCCCGCCTGCGGCGCGAAGGCCTGCCCCTGACCACCCGCTTGGTGGCGACCAACGTCGGCGAAGCGGTGCATTCACTGCGTGAAGGCGCCTGCGACCTGATCCTTGCCTACTACGACCCCGACGCGGCGCTGCAGATGGACCCGGCAATATTCCCCTCGCTGCACCTGGGCGCCACCTCGATGTTGCCGGTATGCGCGGTGAGCGAATCCGGCGCGCCGCTGTTCGACCTCGACGGCGGGCAGAGCGTGCCTCTGCTGGCCTACAGCGCTGGCGCCTTTCTCGGCCGTTCGGTCAACCTGCTGCTGCGCCAGCGCGCCCTACGCTCGACCACGGTATACGAAACCGCCATGGCCGACAGCCTCAAGAGCATGGCCCTGCAGGGCATGGGCGTGGCCTGGGTGCCACGGCTGTCGGTCACCGCCGAACTGGCCCGCGGTGAGCTGGCCATCTGCGGCGGCGAACACTGGCAGATCCCCCTGGAGATCCGCCTGTACCGCTGCGCCCTGGTGCGCAAGGCGGCGGTGCGTTTGCTCTGGCGCAAGCTGGAGACGGGGGAGGTGGGTGGCTGA
- a CDS encoding aspartate ammonia-lyase translates to MSSAASVRVEKDLLGTLEVPADAYYGIQTLRAVQNFRLSGVPLSHYPKLVIGLAMVKQASADANRELGHLSAAKHTAISTACARIIQGEFHEQFVVDMIQGGAGTSTNMNANEVIANIALEAMGHEKGQYQHLHPNNDVNMAQSTNDAYPTAIRLGLLLGHDSLLGALDKLIQSFAAKGLEFGHVLKMGRTQLQDAVPMTLGQEFRAFATTLGEDLQHLKLLAPTLLTEVNLGGTAIGTGINADPKYQALAVKRLAIISGHPLTPAVDLIEATSDMGAFVLFSGMLKRTAVKLSKICNDLRLLSSGPRTGINEINLPARQPGSSIMPGKVNPVIPEAVNQVAFEVIGNDLALTMAAEGGQLQLNVMEPLIAYKIFDSIRLLTRAMDMLRELCIDGITANEARCRELMENSIGLITALNPYIGYENATRIAKVALDSGRGVLELVREEQLLDEATLADILRPENMIAPRLVPLQG, encoded by the coding sequence ATGTCCTCTGCTGCATCTGTTCGCGTCGAAAAAGACCTGCTCGGTACCCTCGAAGTCCCTGCCGATGCCTATTACGGCATCCAGACCCTGCGCGCCGTGCAGAACTTCCGCCTGTCCGGCGTGCCGCTGTCGCATTACCCGAAGCTGGTGATCGGCCTGGCCATGGTCAAGCAGGCTTCGGCTGACGCCAACCGCGAACTGGGTCATCTGTCCGCCGCCAAGCACACGGCGATCAGCACCGCCTGCGCACGCATCATCCAGGGCGAGTTCCACGAGCAGTTCGTGGTCGACATGATTCAGGGCGGCGCCGGCACCTCGACCAACATGAATGCCAACGAGGTGATCGCCAACATCGCCCTCGAGGCCATGGGACATGAGAAGGGCCAGTACCAGCACCTGCACCCGAACAACGACGTGAACATGGCGCAGTCGACCAACGACGCCTACCCGACCGCCATCCGCCTCGGCCTGCTGCTCGGTCACGACAGCCTGCTCGGTGCGCTGGACAAGCTGATCCAGTCGTTCGCCGCCAAGGGTCTGGAGTTCGGCCACGTGCTGAAGATGGGTCGCACCCAGCTGCAGGACGCCGTGCCGATGACCCTCGGCCAGGAATTCCGCGCCTTCGCCACCACCCTCGGTGAAGACCTGCAGCACCTGAAACTGCTGGCGCCGACCCTGCTCACCGAAGTCAACCTGGGCGGTACCGCGATCGGTACCGGCATCAACGCCGACCCGAAATACCAGGCCCTGGCGGTCAAGCGTCTGGCCATCATCAGCGGTCACCCGCTGACCCCGGCTGTCGACCTGATCGAAGCCACCAGCGACATGGGCGCCTTCGTGCTGTTCTCCGGCATGCTCAAGCGCACCGCGGTCAAACTGTCGAAGATCTGCAACGACCTGCGTCTGCTCTCCAGTGGCCCGCGTACCGGCATCAACGAGATCAACCTGCCGGCGCGTCAGCCGGGCAGCTCGATCATGCCTGGCAAGGTCAACCCGGTGATCCCTGAGGCGGTCAACCAGGTGGCCTTCGAGGTTATCGGTAACGATCTGGCCCTGACCATGGCGGCCGAAGGTGGCCAGCTGCAGCTGAACGTGATGGAGCCGCTGATCGCCTACAAGATCTTCGACTCGATCCGCCTGCTCACCCGCGCCATGGATATGCTGCGCGAGCTGTGCATCGACGGCATCACCGCCAACGAGGCGCGCTGCCGTGAACTGATGGAAAACTCCATTGGTCTGATCACCGCGCTGAACCCCTACATCGGCTACGAGAACGCCACCCGCATCGCCAAGGTCGCTCTGGACAGCGGGCGCGGCGTGCTGGAGCTGGTGCGCGAAGAGCAGCTGCTGGACGAGGCCACCCTGGCCGACATCCTGCGCCCCGAGAACATGATTGCCCCGCGCCTGGTTCCGCTGCAGGGCTGA
- a CDS encoding dicarboxylate/amino acid:cation symporter, which yields MSQSNTASSSFLARVPLWQQILVGLVLGVVVGMLFKSLALGLAPVGALFLNAIKMLIVPLVFVSLVAGITAMSDSAKLGRISVKTIAIYLITTAFAVSIGLAFGTLFSPGEGMNMVASGSEEAKQAPSLVQILVGLVPTNPVTAFAEGNILQIIVFAIALGVSMNLVGEKAVPVVRLFDSLAEVFYKLTDLVMRFAPIGVFALIAGVVASHGIEVLLPLAGVIGVIYLASIAHMLLIYGGLIGGLARLSPLRFFRGIAPALAVAFSTSSSSGTLPVSIECARKNLGVSQGVAGFVLPVGATINMDGTAIYQGVLALFIAQAFGIDLNAGQYLMIILTATLASIGTAGVPGAGLIMLGLVLTSVGLPLEGVALIAGIDRILDMARTTVNVAGDLMTTTLVGSSEKELDREIYNSDNAA from the coding sequence ATGAGTCAGAGCAACACCGCTTCCTCTTCCTTCCTTGCGCGCGTGCCGTTGTGGCAGCAGATCCTCGTCGGCCTGGTGCTCGGCGTGGTCGTCGGCATGCTGTTCAAGAGTCTCGCCCTGGGGCTGGCGCCGGTCGGCGCGCTGTTTCTCAACGCGATCAAGATGCTCATCGTGCCGCTGGTGTTCGTCTCCCTGGTGGCGGGCATCACCGCCATGAGCGACAGCGCCAAGCTTGGCCGCATCAGCGTCAAGACCATCGCCATCTACCTGATCACCACTGCCTTCGCGGTGAGCATCGGCCTGGCATTCGGCACCCTGTTCAGCCCCGGTGAAGGCATGAACATGGTTGCCAGCGGCAGTGAAGAGGCCAAGCAGGCGCCCTCGCTGGTGCAGATCCTGGTGGGCCTGGTGCCGACCAACCCGGTGACCGCCTTCGCCGAAGGCAACATCCTGCAGATCATCGTCTTCGCCATCGCCCTGGGCGTGAGCATGAATCTGGTTGGCGAAAAGGCTGTGCCGGTGGTCCGTCTCTTCGACAGCCTGGCCGAGGTGTTCTACAAGCTCACCGATCTGGTGATGCGCTTCGCCCCCATCGGCGTATTCGCGCTGATCGCCGGCGTGGTCGCCTCCCACGGTATCGAGGTGCTGCTGCCGCTGGCCGGCGTGATCGGGGTGATCTACCTGGCCAGCATCGCCCATATGCTGCTGATCTACGGTGGCCTGATCGGCGGCCTGGCGCGTCTCAGCCCGCTGCGCTTCTTCCGCGGCATCGCCCCGGCGCTGGCAGTGGCCTTCAGTACCTCGAGCAGCTCCGGCACCCTGCCGGTGTCCATCGAGTGCGCGCGCAAGAACCTCGGTGTGTCGCAGGGCGTAGCCGGCTTCGTGTTGCCGGTGGGCGCCACCATCAACATGGACGGCACCGCGATCTACCAGGGCGTGCTGGCGCTGTTCATCGCCCAGGCCTTCGGCATCGACCTGAATGCCGGCCAGTACCTGATGATCATCCTCACCGCCACCCTGGCCTCGATCGGCACCGCCGGCGTACCGGGTGCCGGCCTGATCATGCTCGGCCTGGTGCTGACCTCGGTCGGCCTGCCGCTGGAAGGCGTGGCGCTGATCGCCGGTATCGACCGCATCCTCGACATGGCGCGCACCACGGTGAACGTCGCCGGCGACCTGATGACCACCACCCTGGTGGGCAGCAGCGAGAAGGAGCTGGATCGCGAGATCTACAACAGCGACAACGCTGCCTGA
- the pdxR gene encoding MocR-like pyridoxine biosynthesis transcription factor PdxR, whose translation MKRSPALPFDLSGIHLQPGQGLARQLYQALRERILDGRLASGTRLPASRELATLLGISRNTVTRALDQLYAEGYVAGRVGDGTYVAELTRHRPAPVAAVAPAAASPAMQLLHNHHLAMPAAGAPRAFRIGVPAFDLFPFETWARLQARFWRKPSLARLGYGDPAGDLQLRELIAAYLRNSRGLTCEAQQILITCGSQQASSLCAQLLIQPGDRVAIENPGYRAAGHAFAVAGAQLCGVPVDHDGLDVDALQRLNDCRLAYVTPAHQYPAGVTLSLPRRLALLEWAKRVNGWIIEDDYDGEYRYSGTPLAPLAALDDQQRVIYIGTFGKLAFPALRLGYLVLPPALAEPFARRQALEIRHSEVGTQAVMAEFIASGHFQRHVRRMRQTARSRRDALLTAWPQAIPGCSPLPAVEAGLHLSIKVESLARERELIAAARAAGIEMTPLSDYWLPASETADDARAGLVLGFAAVPEAQIIEAVQTLRRAWRL comes from the coding sequence ATGAAACGCTCGCCCGCCTTGCCATTCGACCTTTCCGGCATTCATCTGCAGCCCGGTCAGGGCCTGGCGCGCCAGCTCTACCAGGCCTTGCGCGAGCGCATCCTCGATGGCCGCCTGGCCAGTGGCACGCGCCTGCCGGCAAGCCGTGAGCTGGCCACCCTGCTCGGCATCTCGCGCAACACCGTGACCCGCGCGCTGGACCAGCTGTATGCCGAGGGCTACGTGGCCGGGCGGGTCGGCGATGGCACCTACGTCGCCGAGCTGACGCGCCATCGACCTGCCCCGGTGGCAGCCGTCGCCCCGGCAGCGGCCAGCCCGGCAATGCAGCTGTTGCACAACCATCACCTGGCGATGCCCGCCGCGGGCGCACCGCGCGCCTTTCGTATCGGCGTGCCGGCTTTCGACCTGTTCCCCTTCGAGACCTGGGCACGTCTGCAGGCGCGCTTCTGGCGCAAACCCTCGCTGGCACGACTCGGCTATGGCGACCCCGCTGGCGACCTGCAGCTGCGCGAACTCATCGCCGCCTACCTGCGCAACAGCCGCGGCCTGACCTGCGAGGCGCAGCAGATATTGATCACCTGCGGCTCGCAGCAGGCCAGCAGCCTCTGCGCGCAATTGCTGATTCAACCGGGCGACCGTGTGGCCATTGAAAACCCCGGCTACCGCGCGGCGGGCCATGCCTTCGCCGTGGCCGGCGCGCAGCTGTGCGGCGTGCCGGTGGACCATGACGGCCTGGACGTCGACGCCCTGCAGCGTCTGAACGATTGCCGGCTGGCCTATGTCACGCCCGCGCACCAGTACCCCGCCGGCGTCACCCTGTCGCTGCCCAGGCGCCTGGCCTTGCTGGAGTGGGCCAAGCGCGTGAATGGCTGGATCATCGAGGACGACTACGACGGCGAGTACCGCTACAGCGGCACGCCACTCGCGCCCTTGGCAGCGCTGGATGACCAGCAACGGGTGATCTACATCGGCACCTTCGGCAAGCTCGCCTTTCCGGCGTTGCGCCTGGGCTATCTGGTGCTGCCGCCAGCGCTGGCCGAGCCTTTCGCGAGGCGCCAGGCGCTGGAGATACGCCACTCGGAGGTCGGCACCCAGGCAGTGATGGCCGAATTCATCGCTTCTGGGCACTTCCAGCGCCATGTGCGACGTATGCGTCAGACGGCGCGCAGCCGCCGTGACGCCTTGCTCACGGCGTGGCCGCAGGCGATTCCCGGATGCTCGCCGTTACCGGCCGTGGAAGCCGGTCTGCACCTGAGTATCAAGGTCGAGAGCCTGGCCCGTGAGCGTGAGTTGATTGCCGCCGCACGCGCAGCCGGTATCGAGATGACCCCCTTGAGCGATTACTGGCTGCCCGCTAGTGAAACGGCTGATGACGCCCGCGCCGGGCTGGTGCTGGGCTTCGCTGCGGTGCCCGAGGCGCAGATCATCGAGGCGGTGCAGACGCTACGTCGGGCCTGGAGGCTGTAA
- a CDS encoding FMN-binding negative transcriptional regulator, which translates to MYCPAAFRQDDLPSLHVQIQASGLAIVTSAGAQGLQASHLPLLLEPGEGELGTLYGHFARANPHWRDLASGAEALVVFSGPDAYVHPGWYPAKAEHGKVVPTWNYIAVHAWGRAEVFDEPERLLQLVSRLSDRHEQGRPQPWAVSDAPRDYIDAMLRAIVGFALPIRRLEGKWKLSQNRSASDQAGVRTGLATSNNPRDHELAAQMNPTD; encoded by the coding sequence ATGTACTGCCCCGCCGCCTTTCGCCAGGACGATCTGCCCAGCCTGCACGTGCAGATACAGGCCAGTGGACTGGCCATCGTGACCAGCGCTGGCGCACAGGGCCTTCAAGCCAGCCATCTGCCGCTGTTGCTTGAACCTGGCGAAGGCGAGCTCGGCACCCTGTACGGCCACTTCGCCCGCGCCAATCCGCACTGGCGTGACCTGGCCAGCGGCGCCGAGGCGCTGGTTGTGTTCAGTGGGCCGGACGCCTACGTGCACCCTGGCTGGTACCCGGCCAAGGCCGAGCACGGCAAGGTGGTGCCGACCTGGAATTACATCGCCGTGCATGCCTGGGGCCGGGCCGAGGTGTTCGACGAGCCGGAGCGCCTGCTGCAACTGGTCAGCCGCCTCAGCGACCGTCACGAACAAGGGCGCCCGCAGCCCTGGGCTGTCAGCGATGCGCCGCGCGATTACATCGACGCCATGCTGCGCGCCATCGTCGGCTTCGCCCTGCCGATTCGCCGACTCGAAGGTAAATGGAAGCTCAGCCAGAACCGCTCAGCCAGCGATCAGGCCGGCGTGCGCACCGGCCTGGCAACGTCCAACAACCCGCGCGACCACGAACTGGCGGCGCAGATGAATCCCACCGACTGA
- a CDS encoding GNAT family N-acetyltransferase, giving the protein MLDIRPITAADHAAWLPLWQAYQRFYQAEIPTETSALTWQRFLDPAEPMHAALAWQDGEAVGLVHFIYHRSCWTSGDYCYLQDLFVAEHIRGGGIGRALIEHVYAEARAAGASRVHWLTQESNYQGRMLYDRIGDRSGFIQYRKLF; this is encoded by the coding sequence ATGCTCGACATTCGCCCCATCACCGCTGCCGATCACGCCGCCTGGTTGCCGCTCTGGCAGGCTTACCAGCGTTTCTACCAGGCCGAGATCCCAACCGAGACCAGCGCCCTCACCTGGCAGCGCTTTCTCGACCCGGCCGAGCCGATGCACGCCGCCCTGGCCTGGCAGGACGGCGAGGCGGTCGGTCTGGTGCACTTCATCTATCACCGCAGTTGCTGGACGAGTGGTGACTACTGCTACCTGCAGGATCTGTTCGTCGCCGAGCACATTCGTGGTGGTGGCATCGGCCGCGCGCTGATCGAGCACGTTTACGCCGAGGCCCGCGCTGCCGGTGCCAGCCGCGTGCATTGGCTGACCCAGGAAAGCAACTACCAGGGGCGTATGCTCTACGACCGCATCGGCGACCGCTCCGGTTTCATCCAGTACAGGAAGCTCTTCTGA
- a CDS encoding GNAT family N-acetyltransferase — MTRDLAHWQPRPTPDQRTLQGRFVRLEALDVTRHGDDLWRALQGPDPALWDYLPYGPFTERGAFDTWLAGNAQSRDPLFYAVVDLASGRALGLFSYLRITAQDGSIEIGHVAFGAPMQRTPGATEAVYLLARHAFDDLGYRRLEWKCDAANARSLRAAERFGFSQEGLFRQHMVRKGRNRDTAWFSIIDGEWPACREAFERWLAVDNFDEAGRQRQRLEALRG; from the coding sequence ATGACGCGTGATCTCGCTCACTGGCAACCCCGTCCCACACCGGACCAGCGCACCTTGCAAGGCCGTTTCGTGCGTCTCGAAGCACTCGATGTCACGCGGCATGGCGATGATCTGTGGCGCGCGCTGCAGGGGCCGGACCCGGCGCTCTGGGATTATCTGCCCTACGGTCCCTTCACCGAGCGAGGCGCCTTCGATACCTGGCTGGCCGGCAATGCGCAGAGCCGTGATCCGCTGTTCTATGCGGTGGTCGACCTGGCCAGCGGCCGCGCCCTGGGGCTGTTCAGCTACCTGCGTATCACCGCGCAGGACGGCAGCATCGAGATCGGCCACGTCGCCTTCGGCGCGCCGATGCAGCGTACCCCAGGCGCGACCGAGGCGGTCTATCTGCTGGCGCGCCACGCCTTCGACGATCTCGGTTATCGCCGCCTGGAATGGAAGTGCGATGCGGCCAATGCCCGCTCGCTGCGCGCCGCCGAGCGCTTCGGCTTCAGCCAGGAAGGGCTGTTCCGTCAACATATGGTGCGCAAGGGCCGCAACCGTGACACCGCCTGGTTCTCCATCATCGACGGGGAATGGCCGGCATGCCGCGAGGCCTTCGAGCGCTGGCTGGCTGTGGATAACTTCGATGAAGCGGGGCGGCAGAGGCAGCGCCTGGAGGCGCTGCGGGGGTAA